One Ahaetulla prasina isolate Xishuangbanna chromosome 1, ASM2864084v1, whole genome shotgun sequence DNA window includes the following coding sequences:
- the MRPL14 gene encoding large ribosomal subunit protein uL14m isoform X1, producing MHVNTGSAFAGQKVQKWGFQFSDQSCQFCHLSHLSQQLSLSSLSLLLIGIPMFPLYRSLGLALPQLNRATNTRNFSLSNVCSYIQKLTRVRVVDNSTLGNTPYHRPPKCIHVYTKNGVGKVGDRILLAIKGEKKKALIVGCKFPGPRMTPRFDSNNVVLIEDNGNPIGTRIKAPIPSLLRKKKEFSKVLAIATDIV from the exons gCAGAAAGTCCAGAAGTGGGGCTTCCAGTTCTCTGATCAAAGCTGTcagttttgccatctcagccatctCAGCCAACAACTTTCATTATCCAGTCTTTCATT GCTTCTAATTGGAATCCCAATGTTTCCTTTGTATCGGTCCCTGGGATTGGCTCTTCCCCAGTTAAACAGGGCAACAAATACACGAAATTTCag CCTCAGCAATGTGTGCAGTTATATCCAGAAGTTGACTCGTGTGCGAGTGGTTGATAACAGCACCTTGGGGAACACGCCGTATCACCGGCCTCCAAAATGTATCCACGTCTACACCAAAAACGGAGTGGGCAAAGTGGGTGACCGAATTCTTCTGGCTatcaaaggggaaaagaaaaaggcgTTAATTGTTGGGTGCAAGTTTCCAGGGCCTCGCATGACTCCCCGGTTTGATTCTAACAACGTGGTGCTCATCGAAGATAATGGGAATCCAATTGGGACACGGATCAAAGCTCCCATACCTTCtctgctgaggaaaaaaaaagaattctccaAAGTGTTGGCCATTGCCACAGACATCGTATGA
- the MRPL14 gene encoding large ribosomal subunit protein uL14m isoform X2, producing MRICALEESNPAVSSPHSKLLIGIPMFPLYRSLGLALPQLNRATNTRNFSLSNVCSYIQKLTRVRVVDNSTLGNTPYHRPPKCIHVYTKNGVGKVGDRILLAIKGEKKKALIVGCKFPGPRMTPRFDSNNVVLIEDNGNPIGTRIKAPIPSLLRKKKEFSKVLAIATDIV from the exons ATGAGGATCTGTGCCCTTGAAGAAAGCAACCCTGCAGTGTCTTCCCCCCACTCCAA GCTTCTAATTGGAATCCCAATGTTTCCTTTGTATCGGTCCCTGGGATTGGCTCTTCCCCAGTTAAACAGGGCAACAAATACACGAAATTTCag CCTCAGCAATGTGTGCAGTTATATCCAGAAGTTGACTCGTGTGCGAGTGGTTGATAACAGCACCTTGGGGAACACGCCGTATCACCGGCCTCCAAAATGTATCCACGTCTACACCAAAAACGGAGTGGGCAAAGTGGGTGACCGAATTCTTCTGGCTatcaaaggggaaaagaaaaaggcgTTAATTGTTGGGTGCAAGTTTCCAGGGCCTCGCATGACTCCCCGGTTTGATTCTAACAACGTGGTGCTCATCGAAGATAATGGGAATCCAATTGGGACACGGATCAAAGCTCCCATACCTTCtctgctgaggaaaaaaaaagaattctccaAAGTGTTGGCCATTGCCACAGACATCGTATGA
- the MRPL14 gene encoding large ribosomal subunit protein uL14m isoform X3, whose amino-acid sequence MFPLYRSLGLALPQLNRATNTRNFSLSNVCSYIQKLTRVRVVDNSTLGNTPYHRPPKCIHVYTKNGVGKVGDRILLAIKGEKKKALIVGCKFPGPRMTPRFDSNNVVLIEDNGNPIGTRIKAPIPSLLRKKKEFSKVLAIATDIV is encoded by the exons ATGTTTCCTTTGTATCGGTCCCTGGGATTGGCTCTTCCCCAGTTAAACAGGGCAACAAATACACGAAATTTCag CCTCAGCAATGTGTGCAGTTATATCCAGAAGTTGACTCGTGTGCGAGTGGTTGATAACAGCACCTTGGGGAACACGCCGTATCACCGGCCTCCAAAATGTATCCACGTCTACACCAAAAACGGAGTGGGCAAAGTGGGTGACCGAATTCTTCTGGCTatcaaaggggaaaagaaaaaggcgTTAATTGTTGGGTGCAAGTTTCCAGGGCCTCGCATGACTCCCCGGTTTGATTCTAACAACGTGGTGCTCATCGAAGATAATGGGAATCCAATTGGGACACGGATCAAAGCTCCCATACCTTCtctgctgaggaaaaaaaaagaattctccaAAGTGTTGGCCATTGCCACAGACATCGTATGA